In the genome of Dermacentor andersoni chromosome 3, qqDerAnde1_hic_scaffold, whole genome shotgun sequence, one region contains:
- the LOC129382045 gene encoding uncharacterized protein: protein MAGTEIFSRDGCINNETLIAEVQCRQPLWMASHKQHKDRNLKAALWTEVTAAVLPDINIQVGLELVQKRWKSLRDKFRRIFNGRIKTQRSGAGADDVESVDTAWPYFELLLFLKDTMVTRPTSGNYVVPASPREEASQQLDTSEPLGGNQQHSSAERLLMGIAQFEDQDLDEQSDFSDLSGLVSASQVSSASTSSPAPASASSPAPASASSPASTSTAQGAAAPSHQGAASQRLQKKKKRRPSEDALVTEMGELSKTLKACPLEDEYYHMAMNIGKFLKKVPEERQLDFQIELLQLIKKYSE from the exons ATGGCAGGTACGGAAATTTTCAGCCGTGATGGCTGTATTAATAATGAAACGTTAATAGCCGAAGTGCAATGTCGCCAACCACTGTGGATGGCCTCTCATAAGCAACATAAGGACCGCAACCTCAAAGCGGCACTGTGGACTGAAGTGACGGCCGCCGTCCTGCCAGATATCAACATCCAAG TGGGACTGGAGTTGGTGCAGAAGAGATGGAAGTCTCTCCGTGATAAGTTTCGCCGCATCTTCAACGGCCGCATAAAAACACAAAGGAGCGGCGCCGGCGCCGACGATGTCGAGTCGGTCGACACAGCATGGCCCTATTTTGAACTGTTGCTGTTTTTAAAGGACACCATGGTGACGAGACC CACTTCAGGCAATTATGTAGTGCCTGCAAGCCCGAGAGAGGAGGCGAGCCAGCAGCTGGACACAAGTGAGCCACTAGGGGGGAACCAGCAGCACAGTAGTGCAGAAAGGCTTTTAATGGGCATTGCCCAATTTGAAGACCAGGATTTGGATGAACAATCAGATTTTTCTGATCTGTCAGGCCTGGTATCAGCGTCCCAGGTCTCGTCAGCCTCGACGTCATCCCCAGCGCCAGCCTCAGCATCATCCCCAGCGCCAGCCTCAGCATCATCCCCAGCCTCGACGTCTACGGCACAAGGAGCGGCTGCCCCAAGTCACCAGGGAGCCGCTAGCcaaagactgcaaaaaaaaaagaagagaaggccCAGTGAGGACGCCCTTGTGACTGAAATGGGCGAACTGTCCAAGACCCTTAAGGCTTGCCCTTTAGAGGATGAATACTATCATATGGCTATGAATATAGGAAAATTCTTGAAGAAAGTGCCAGAGGAACGGCAACTCGACTTTCAGATCGAGTTGCTGCAACTAATAAAGAAATATTCGGAGTGA